From a single Bacillus sp. NEB1478 genomic region:
- a CDS encoding immune inhibitor A domain-containing protein, with the protein MKKGKLVSAALAAMLSCSTFATVSAAPINVLSDVKAPAVSAQSHNHGGPFDLAVANDEKLIEMLKENGQISKNASAAEAQQKLQKFLQMKQDGAANLPAGQLEKENAEKQDKNNKKHDKNGLEHGKKGKDKDVNPAKPENWTGGERLDNVLVLLVEYPDFPHNQITSDETDMFYEDYTHEHYQDMIFGENGYQGPNGEKLKSVKQYYEAQSGGSYTITGKVGGWYEAKHPAAYYGGNNPDTGSDDKPRELIQEALTAAAKDPNINLSEFDQEDRYDLDGDGNTREPDGLVDHLMVVHSSVGEEAGGGQLGEDAVWSHRWNLGNVFAIPGTQTDVPYWDGSMAAYDYTIEPADGAAGVFAHEYGHDLGLPDEYDTQYSGAGEPIAYWSIMSAGSWAGKIPGTEPTGFSAWSKEFLQSTMEGSNWLSGETLNLQDLDKKGTEVLLDAASMKGTNNDAVRVNLPQKETIVNTPYSGSNSYFSGKGNGVDNSFGTTVDLTNAASAKLSFKTWYDIEQDFDYASVQVREKGVTKWTSIKGNLTTTDDPYHQNPGNGITGSSNGQWVDGEFDLSAYAGKNIELQFNYWTDGGLIMPGFFVDDISLTVDGTQTLFDNAEGTSSFTGNFTKSNGKFYTDHYYLLEWRNHNGVDEGLAHIARGNSIMKYDSGLVVWYVDDKYTDNWTGIHPGDGFLGVVDADQNTLKWSDGTVASSRYQVHDAAFNKNRGEKMFLDYRDLLGTTLTDNRVATNQKFNDNHDYSNKGLVDAGRNVPNYGLEFEVIGVSNDNTAAKIKISSKSHK; encoded by the coding sequence GTGAAAAAGGGAAAATTAGTTTCAGCTGCCCTTGCAGCTATGTTAAGCTGCAGTACATTTGCAACCGTCAGTGCGGCACCAATCAATGTTCTTTCTGATGTGAAAGCACCTGCAGTATCTGCTCAAAGTCATAATCACGGTGGTCCATTTGATTTAGCAGTGGCCAACGATGAGAAATTAATAGAAATGCTTAAGGAAAACGGTCAAATCAGCAAGAATGCCAGCGCAGCAGAAGCACAGCAAAAACTTCAGAAGTTTTTACAAATGAAACAAGATGGTGCAGCTAATCTTCCAGCAGGACAATTAGAAAAGGAAAACGCTGAGAAACAAGATAAAAATAACAAAAAGCATGATAAAAACGGTCTCGAGCATGGTAAAAAAGGAAAAGACAAAGATGTTAACCCAGCTAAACCTGAAAATTGGACAGGCGGAGAGCGCTTAGATAATGTACTCGTTCTTTTAGTAGAATATCCAGACTTCCCTCATAACCAGATTACATCTGATGAAACGGATATGTTCTATGAGGATTATACACATGAACACTATCAAGATATGATTTTTGGTGAAAACGGATATCAAGGACCTAACGGCGAAAAATTAAAATCCGTTAAACAATACTATGAAGCACAATCCGGCGGGAGCTACACGATCACAGGTAAGGTAGGCGGATGGTATGAAGCAAAGCATCCGGCTGCTTACTATGGAGGTAATAATCCGGATACAGGAAGCGATGATAAACCGCGTGAACTGATACAAGAGGCATTAACTGCGGCAGCTAAAGATCCAAATATCAATTTAAGCGAATTTGACCAAGAAGACCGTTATGATCTAGACGGTGATGGCAATACACGTGAGCCGGACGGATTAGTCGATCACTTAATGGTTGTTCACTCCAGTGTTGGTGAAGAAGCAGGCGGAGGCCAATTAGGCGAAGATGCAGTTTGGAGCCATCGTTGGAACCTAGGTAACGTTTTCGCAATTCCTGGTACTCAAACAGATGTACCATATTGGGATGGTTCAATGGCGGCTTACGATTACACGATCGAGCCTGCAGATGGAGCAGCTGGTGTATTCGCACATGAATACGGCCATGATTTGGGTCTTCCAGATGAATATGACACTCAATATTCAGGTGCTGGAGAGCCTATTGCTTATTGGTCAATCATGTCAGCCGGAAGCTGGGCTGGTAAAATACCTGGCACAGAACCTACTGGATTCAGTGCATGGTCTAAGGAATTCTTACAATCTACGATGGAAGGGTCTAACTGGCTCTCTGGAGAAACTCTGAATCTTCAAGACCTTGATAAAAAAGGAACAGAAGTGTTACTAGACGCAGCAAGCATGAAAGGGACGAACAATGATGCTGTCCGTGTGAACTTGCCGCAAAAAGAAACGATCGTAAACACACCATACAGCGGTTCAAACAGTTATTTCAGCGGTAAAGGAAATGGTGTTGATAACTCATTCGGTACAACTGTCGATTTAACGAATGCTGCATCAGCAAAGCTTTCATTTAAAACGTGGTACGATATTGAGCAAGATTTTGATTATGCATCTGTTCAAGTAAGAGAAAAAGGTGTTACAAAATGGACTAGTATCAAAGGTAACCTTACAACAACTGATGATCCATATCACCAAAATCCTGGAAACGGAATCACAGGCAGTTCAAACGGACAATGGGTGGATGGAGAGTTCGATCTTTCTGCATACGCAGGTAAAAATATTGAGCTTCAGTTTAACTACTGGACTGACGGTGGATTGATCATGCCAGGATTCTTTGTAGATGACATCTCATTAACAGTAGATGGTACTCAAACACTATTTGATAATGCTGAAGGTACTTCTTCATTTACAGGGAACTTCACAAAATCAAACGGAAAATTCTACACAGATCACTACTACTTATTAGAGTGGAGAAATCATAATGGCGTTGATGAAGGTTTAGCACACATTGCTCGCGGCAACAGCATTATGAAATATGATTCTGGTCTTGTTGTATGGTATGTCGATGACAAATACACAGATAACTGGACAGGAATCCATCCTGGTGATGGTTTCTTAGGAGTTGTGGATGCAGACCAAAACACATTAAAGTGGAGTGATGGAACGGTAGCTTCATCTCGCTATCAAGTTCATGATGCTGCATTCAATAAAAACCGCGGTGAAAAAATGTTCTTGGATTATAGAGATCTCCTAGGAACAACATTAACAGACAACCGAGTAGCGACGAACCAAAAATTCAATGATAATCATGATTACAGCAACAAAGGTCTTGTAGATGCAGGACGCAATGTTCCAAACTACGGACTCGAGTTTGAAGTTATAGGTGTTAGCAATGACAACACCGCTGCAAAAATTAAAATTTCAAGCAAATCTCACAAATAA
- a CDS encoding undecaprenyl-diphosphate phosphatase encodes MEFLLLIKAVILGMVEGLTEFAPVSSTGHMIIVDDMWLKSQEFLTSPIANMFKVVIQLGSILAVVVVFWKRFLDMFGIKRDKSIDAPKGGHLKLTQVFVGLIPAGILGVLFGDYIDEHLFTTKTVMVGLAIGAVLMIIADIYNKKNKQPTAETVDQITYKQAFAIGLIQCLSLWPGFSRSGATISGGVLMGLSYRAAADFTFIMAVPIMAGASGISLLKNLEDFSADAMPFFIVGFISAFIFAMLSIRFFLKIIEKIKLTPFAIYRLVLVVILLFFII; translated from the coding sequence ATGGAATTTCTTTTATTAATAAAGGCCGTTATTTTAGGAATGGTCGAAGGTTTAACAGAGTTTGCTCCTGTTTCTTCTACAGGGCATATGATTATCGTGGATGATATGTGGTTAAAATCTCAAGAATTTTTAACGAGTCCAATTGCGAATATGTTTAAAGTAGTCATACAGTTAGGTTCGATTTTAGCTGTAGTAGTTGTTTTTTGGAAACGTTTCTTAGATATGTTTGGTATTAAACGCGATAAATCCATAGACGCACCAAAAGGCGGACATTTGAAATTAACACAAGTATTCGTCGGACTTATTCCTGCAGGGATATTAGGTGTATTGTTCGGAGATTACATCGATGAGCATCTTTTCACAACGAAAACAGTAATGGTCGGTCTTGCAATAGGTGCTGTATTAATGATTATTGCTGACATTTATAATAAGAAAAATAAGCAGCCAACTGCTGAAACTGTTGACCAGATTACGTATAAACAAGCTTTTGCAATCGGTTTGATTCAATGTTTATCGCTTTGGCCTGGCTTCTCAAGATCAGGTGCTACAATTTCAGGCGGTGTATTGATGGGATTAAGCTATCGTGCTGCTGCTGATTTTACATTTATTATGGCAGTTCCGATCATGGCGGGAGCAAGCGGTATTTCACTCCTAAAGAATTTGGAGGATTTTTCTGCTGATGCTATGCCGTTCTTTATTGTCGGATTTATTAGTGCGTTCATATTTGCGATGCTTTCGATCCGTTTCTTCTTAAAAATCATCGAAAAGATCAAACTAACACCATTTGCAATTTACCGACTTGTATTAGTAGTTATTCTTCTTTTCTTCATTATCTAA